The genomic DNA GTTTCAGGAGGGGCTGGGGAACCGGGGACGTGACGACTCGATCTCCTTCGAGAAGGACAAGTGGTACCCGCTGGCCACGTTCCTGCGCGCCTTTGATCGCATCGGCAAGGACTTCGGCGAGTACATGCATCGCCAGGTGGGCCTGTCGATCCCGAAGAACGCGCCCTTTCCGCCCACCGTCGTGGACATCGACACCGCCATCCAGTCCATTGACGTGGCGTACCACATGAACCACGGGGTCAATGGTGTCGCCCTCTTCTCGCCCGCGACGGGCAAGAAGACCGATCGCATCGGCAACTATGGGTACGAGCGGCAGGTGGGCAAGAAGCTCATCCTGAGCAAGTGCAGCACTCCGTACCCGTGTGCGTTCGACGAGGGCATCCTCACGTCCATGGCCCAGCGGTTCGATCGCACGTCCTCCGTCACGCACGCGCCGGGCTCTTGCCGCAAGAAGGGTGCCGCCTTCTGCATCTACCACATCGCCTGGAAGTAGCGCCCCGCGGGGCATCCACCGGGGGACGGGTGCTCACGCCGCGTTGCTGGTCTTGTTGATCGTCCTCACGCGCACGCTGGGGACCGCCACGCTACCCGTGCCCGGCTGCTGCCGCTGGGCATAGGCCATCCACTCATCGAACATGTGGTGGAACAACTCGAAGACCTGGTCCACCAGCCCGAGCGCCTCGCGCTCCATGTCGGGCGAGAGCACGATCTCCTCCAGCTTGGCCTCGATGCCCTCGGTCCCCATGGCGTGGCCGCTCTCCAGATCCTTGTGGAGCGCGCCGAAGTAGCAGAGCGTCTCGCCCGTCGCCTTCTCGAACTCGAGCGCCAGGGCGCTGAACCGGGTGAAGGCCACGTCGCCCGTCGCCTCGATGGCCTCCACGACCGCCATGCGCACCGCGGGCGACGTGTTCTCGATGAGCCCCATCAAGCTGTAGATGGTCTGCCGGGTCTTCTGCCGATCATCGCCCCACAGCAGCCGCAGGGCCCCGTTGAGGTCCATCTGCGTGTTGAGGCCCAGCGTGCGCAGATCCTTGAGGTACATGCCCCAGTGGTGATCGTCCTCGTGGCTGTGCACGTTGATGAGGTGCTGGATGGGATCCTCGGAGCTCTCGTCGCGCAGCGCGTACTTGTTCACGTCCGAGAACCCCATGACGAACGGCGCCATGCACGGCACGAAGCTGAACCGCCGGCGGGGGTCCACCTGGGTGTCCTGGGTGAACATCATCAGGGCCGACTGCTCCAGACGCCGCTTGTTGCTCTCGATACGCTCCGCGATCCGCTTCATGGTGGGGTTCTCCTCGACTGGGTATCCCTTGACCCCCTGGAACGATGATTCCGGGAGATGAGGGTGACTTGTTGGACTGCTTCTTCCCCCCGACCGCCGACTGACGAAGAGGGATATAGAGGATTTTTATGCGGCGGTCAAAATCATCTTGGTGTTTTCGCGCTTTTTTTCATCTATCCGGGTTTTTTGATGTCATGAAAAGTATGCACCCATTCTGGACGAGTCCGATCAAAATAGAGGACATGAGAGGTAGAGTCGATCATGACTCAGGTGGATGGGTTTGACCCACCCCCGGATGCGGAATCCACGAAACGCGAGGCATGGGCATGAGTGACGACAGGGAGCGGGGTGGGGCACGACCCGGCGAGGAGGGGGGCGTCCGGCGGGCCTTTGGAGAGATCGCCGAGGCGTACGAGGCCTTCTTCCCCTCGCTCAACCGCTATGAGGGGCGGGTGGAGGACTTCCTCTCGCGGGCGGTGACGCGGGAGGCGCGGGTGCTGGACATGGGCTGTGGACCGGGGCTGTTCACGCGGGCCCTGCCGCCCCAGGTGGAGGTGGTGGGTCTGGATCTCTCCCCGGAGATGCTGGAGGTGGCCCGGCGCGCGAGGCCCTCGGGCAGGTACCGGGAGCACAGCTACCGCCAGTCCCTTCCCGCGGAGCTGGGGCGCTTCGGGGTGGCGCTGGCGGTGGGGTGTCTCGACTTCTGCGAGGACCTGCCGGAGGCGCTCGGTCATCTGGCGCACGCCCTGGAACCCGGGGGGCGGCTGCTGTTCACGGTGCTGGAGCGAAGGCCGGGGCTCGAGGCCCACGAGGACGCGTGCTGGAGGCTGCCAGAGGCGGAGCCACCGGTGACGTTGTTCTTCTGGTCCTTCGCCCGGACGGCCCAGGCGCTGGAAGCCGTGGGGCTGCTGCCCGTGCGCTACGCGCATGCACCGGGTTGGGTCCGGCTCGTCGACGAGCGGGTGATGCACTTCGGCTGGTGGGAGGTGATCCGCCCGGAGGAAGGTCCGCTGGGGACTGGCTCCGATAAGCCGCGCCGCTCGGAGGGCAGCCAAACTCCTTGACGCCAGGGGCCAGAGGCGCAAAGCATCCGCCGCCCGTAAAAGTCCCCCTACCCAACAGGAACTTCGATCATGGCCCCTCCGAGCGGCGAGAAGATCACCCTGAGCAACGGCAAGCTGTCCGTGCCGAACAACCCCATCATCCCCTACATCGAGGGCGACGGCACCGGCCGCGACATCTGGCGTGCCTCGCAGAACGTCTTCGACGCGGCGGTGGAGAAGGCCTACGGGGGGAAGAAGAAGATCTCCTGGTTCGAGGTGCTCGCCGGCGAGAAGGCCTTCAAGACGGTGAACAACTGGCTGCCGGACGAGACCGTCACGGCGTTTCGTGAGTACCTGGTGGGCATCAAGGGCCCGCTGACCACGCCGGTGGGCGGTGGCATCCGCTCGCTCAACGTGGCGCTGCGCCAGATGCTCGACCTGTACGTGTGCCTGCGTCCCGTGCGCTACTTCAAGGGCGTGCCCAGCCCCGTGAAGACCCCCGAGAAGGTCGACATGGTCATCTTCCGGGAGAACACCGAGGACATCTACGCGGGCATCGAGTTCGAGGCGGGCACGGCCAACGCCGCCAAGGTGCTGGAGATCCTCAAGAAGGAGTTCCCCAAGGACTTCGCGAAGATCCGCTTCCCGCAGGACGTGGGTCTGGGCATCAAGCCCGTGTCGAAGGAAGGCAGCGAGCGCCTCATCCGCTCGGCCATCGACTACGCCCTGGAGCACAAGCGCAAGAGCGTCACCTTCGTGCACAAGGGCAACATCATGAAGTTCACCGAGGGCGCCTTCCGCAAGTGGGGCTACGAGCTGGCGGCGCGCGAGTACGGTGACAAGGTCTACACGTGGGATCAGTGGGAGGCCACCAAGGCCGCCAAGAACGAGGAGGCCGCCAACGCCGAGCAGAAGGCGGCGCTCGCCTCGGGCAAGGTCCTCATCAAGGACTCCATCGCGGACATCACCCTGCAGCAGGTGCTCACGCGTCCGGACGAGTTCGACGTCATCGCCACGCTCAACCTCAACGGTGACTACCTGTCCGACGCGCTCGCCGCGCAGGTGGGCGGCATCGGCATCGCGCCGGGCGGCAACATCAACTACCTCACCGGCCACGCCGTGTTCGAGGCCACCCACGGCACCGCGCCCAAGTACGCGGACCTGGACAAGGTGAACCCCGGCTCGGTCATCCTCTCGGGCGAGATGATGCTGCGCCACCTGGGCTGGAACGAGGCGGCCGACCTCATCATCAAGGGCATGGACAAGGCCATCACGAACAAGACCGTCACCTACGACTTCGCGCGCCTGATGAACCAGGAGAAGCAGGCGGGCGTGACCGAGGTGAAGTGCTCGGAGTTCGGCCAGGCCATCATCAAGAACATGTAGTCGTCACGAGGAGACACTCCACATGGCTAAGAAGAAGATTGGTCTCATCGGCGGCGGTCAGATCGGTGGCAACCTGGCCCTGCTCGCGGTGCAGAAGAACCTCGGCGACGTCGTCCTCTACGACATTCCGGCGGCCGAGGGCCTGGTCAAGGGCAAGGCGCTGGACATCAACCAGCTCTCGGCGGTGGATGGCTACGACAGCCGCGTGCTGGGCACCACGGACTGGAAGGACGTGGCCGGCTCGGACGTGATCATCATCACCGCGGGCGTCCCCCGTAAGCCGGGCATGTCTCGCGAGGATCTGCTCGACGTCAACCTGAAGATCATGCGGGACGTGGCGGGCAACATCAAGCAGCACGCCCCCAACGCCTTCGTCATCAACGTGGCCAATCCCCTGGACGCCATGGTGTTCGCGCTCCAGAAGATCTCCGGACTTCCCGCGAACATGGTGGTCGGCATGGCGGGCGTGCTGGACACCAGCCGCTTCAAGTGCTTCGTCGCCGAGGCGCTCAACACGTCCATCCGCGACGTGGAGGCGCTGGTGCTCGGTGGCCACGGGGATGACATGGTGCCGCTCGTGCGCCACAGCACCGTGGGCGGCGTGCCCCTCACCCAGCTGCTGCCCAAGGACAAGCTGGACGCCATCATCGACCGCACCCGCAAGGGCGGCGCCGAGCTGGTGGCCCTCTACAAGACGGGCAGCGCCTACTTCGCGCCCGCCGCCAGCTCCATCGCCATGGCGGAGAGCTTCCTGCTCGACCGCAAGCGCGTGCTCCCGGCCGCCGCCCTGCTCAAGGGCGAGTACGGCATCAGCGACTACTTCTTCGGCGTGCCGGTGCAGATCGGCGCGGGCGGAGTGGAGAAGATCCACACGGTGGAGCTCAACGAGGCGGAGAAGGCGGAGATCGCCAAGTCCTTCGACTCGGTGAAGAAGACCGTGGAGAGCGTCAAGCTGTAGCACTCGCGCTCCCCAGCCCGTCAGGCCCCTCGCGGAACGAGCTGTCCGCGGGGGGTCGGGCTGAGGGAGGCTGATGCCGGAGATGGCGCGCTCTTATCCGCATGATCCGGTAATCTTTGCGGCTCACTGAATTGATCAGTTAACTAGCCAGAAGTACTGCACTGGAGGTCCGGCGGGCTGGCCCTGGACGTGGGGCTCGCGATGCCGGTCCACGTTCCTCGCGAGCGTCGGGCCCTCCAGTCCTCAAGGAGACGCGGCATGGCAGCAGCAGCGCGGTTCACGGTCGTGGGCGGCGGACTCGCCGGGCTGATGACGACCATCAAGCTGGCGGAGGCGGGGCATCAGGTCGACATCCTGTCGCTCGTGCCGGTGAAGCGTTCCCACTCGGTTTGCGCCCAGGGCGGCATCAATGGCGCGGTGAACACGAAGGGGGAGGGCGACAGCCCCGACATCCACGTGAAGGACACGCTGCGCGGGGGTGACTTCCTCGCCGAGCAGGTCTCCGTGAAGGGCATGTGCTACGCGGCACCGGGCATCATCTACCTGCTCGATCGCATGGGCGTGACGTTCAACCGCACGCCGGAAGGCCTGCTGGACTTCCGCCGCTTTGGCGGCACGCTCCACCACCGGACGGCCTTCGCGGGCGCCACCACCGGCCAGCAGCTGCTCTACGCGCTGGACGAGCAGGTGCGCCGCTGGGAGTCCGAGGGCCGCGTCACCAAGTACGAGTCCTGGGAGTGGCTGGGCACGGTGAAGGATGGCTCGGGCCGCTGTATCGGCAGCGTGGCCATGGATCTGCGCACCAATGAGATCCGCGCCTTCCCGGCCGAGGCGGTGTGTCTGGCCACGGGCGGTCCGGGCATCGTCTTCGGGCGCTCCACCAACTCCATCATCAACACGGGCACGGCCGCGGGCCGCGCCTACATGGAGGGCGCGCTCTACGCCAACGGCGAGTTCATCCAGGTGCACCCGACCTCCATCCCGGGCGAGGACAAGCTGCGCCTGATGAGCGAGTCGGTGCGTGGCGAGGGTGGCCGCGTGTGGGTGCCGCGCAAGAAGGGCGACACGCGAGATCCTCGGCAGATCCCCGACAGCGAGCGCTTCTACTTCCTCGAGGAGAAGTACCCCAAGTACAAGAACCTCGTGCCGCGCGACGTGGCCACGCGCGAGATCTTCACCATCTGCCGCGAGATGGGCCTGGGCATCGGTGGCCGCGACGCCGTGTTCCTGGACGTCACGCACATCCCCGCCCAGAAGCTCACCGAGAAGCTCGGTGGCGTGATGGAGATCTACGAGAAGTTCGTGGGCGATGACCCGCGCCACGTGCCCATGCAGATCTTCCCGGGCATGCACTACTCCATGGGCGGCCTGCACGTGAGCTTCGAGGCGGACTCGAAGACGATGACGCCGCTGGTCGGCAGCCCCGTCAACCACACCACGCGCATTCCCGGCCTGTACGCCGCGGGCGAGGCCGAGTACGCCTACCACGGCGCCAACCGCCTGGGCGCCAACTCGCTCCTGTCCTGCATCTACGCGGGCATGCTCAGTGGCCCGGCCATGGCGTCCTTCGCCAAGAGCAACGCCAAGAGCGCCAACGACGCGGACCACCAGAAGCACTTCGCCGAGGCGAAGAAGTTCTGGGAGGAGCGCTTCGCCTCCATCAAGAAGATGGACGGCAAGGAGAACGCGTACGGCCTGGCCAAGGAGATGGGCGATCTCATGACGGAGAACGTCACCGTCGTGCGCTACAACGACCGCCTGCAGAAGTCGCTCGAGAAGCTACGCGAGCTCAAGGAGCGCTGGAAGAACATCAACGCGCTGGACACGGGCAACGTGGCCAACCGCAGCATCTCCTACGCCAACCAGCTCTGGAACATGTTCGAGCTGGCCGAGGTCATCACCAAGAGCGCGCTCATGCGCGACGAGAGCCGCGGCGCGCACTACAAGCCGGACTTCTCGCTGCCCGAGCCCGCGACGAAGGACCCCACGCTGGATGCCAACTGGATGGGGCTCTGGAAGAAGCGCCACGAGAAGTGGGCCAAGACGACCCTCGCCGCCTACTCCCCCGAGACGCCGCAGATCAGCTACGAGGACATCCCCACGCCCGTGCTCGACCCCGAGCCGCGCTGGTACGCCTGAGCGATAGAGAGGCAACGACATGGACAACGCGACCACGACGCA from Melittangium boletus DSM 14713 includes the following:
- a CDS encoding class I SAM-dependent DNA methyltransferase, with the protein product MSDDRERGGARPGEEGGVRRAFGEIAEAYEAFFPSLNRYEGRVEDFLSRAVTREARVLDMGCGPGLFTRALPPQVEVVGLDLSPEMLEVARRARPSGRYREHSYRQSLPAELGRFGVALAVGCLDFCEDLPEALGHLAHALEPGGRLLFTVLERRPGLEAHEDACWRLPEAEPPVTLFFWSFARTAQALEAVGLLPVRYAHAPGWVRLVDERVMHFGWWEVIRPEEGPLGTGSDKPRRSEGSQTP
- the icd gene encoding NADP-dependent isocitrate dehydrogenase: MAPPSGEKITLSNGKLSVPNNPIIPYIEGDGTGRDIWRASQNVFDAAVEKAYGGKKKISWFEVLAGEKAFKTVNNWLPDETVTAFREYLVGIKGPLTTPVGGGIRSLNVALRQMLDLYVCLRPVRYFKGVPSPVKTPEKVDMVIFRENTEDIYAGIEFEAGTANAAKVLEILKKEFPKDFAKIRFPQDVGLGIKPVSKEGSERLIRSAIDYALEHKRKSVTFVHKGNIMKFTEGAFRKWGYELAAREYGDKVYTWDQWEATKAAKNEEAANAEQKAALASGKVLIKDSIADITLQQVLTRPDEFDVIATLNLNGDYLSDALAAQVGGIGIAPGGNINYLTGHAVFEATHGTAPKYADLDKVNPGSVILSGEMMLRHLGWNEAADLIIKGMDKAITNKTVTYDFARLMNQEKQAGVTEVKCSEFGQAIIKNM
- the mdh gene encoding malate dehydrogenase, which codes for MAKKKIGLIGGGQIGGNLALLAVQKNLGDVVLYDIPAAEGLVKGKALDINQLSAVDGYDSRVLGTTDWKDVAGSDVIIITAGVPRKPGMSREDLLDVNLKIMRDVAGNIKQHAPNAFVINVANPLDAMVFALQKISGLPANMVVGMAGVLDTSRFKCFVAEALNTSIRDVEALVLGGHGDDMVPLVRHSTVGGVPLTQLLPKDKLDAIIDRTRKGGAELVALYKTGSAYFAPAASSIAMAESFLLDRKRVLPAAALLKGEYGISDYFFGVPVQIGAGGVEKIHTVELNEAEKAEIAKSFDSVKKTVESVKL
- the sdhA gene encoding succinate dehydrogenase flavoprotein subunit, yielding MAAAARFTVVGGGLAGLMTTIKLAEAGHQVDILSLVPVKRSHSVCAQGGINGAVNTKGEGDSPDIHVKDTLRGGDFLAEQVSVKGMCYAAPGIIYLLDRMGVTFNRTPEGLLDFRRFGGTLHHRTAFAGATTGQQLLYALDEQVRRWESEGRVTKYESWEWLGTVKDGSGRCIGSVAMDLRTNEIRAFPAEAVCLATGGPGIVFGRSTNSIINTGTAAGRAYMEGALYANGEFIQVHPTSIPGEDKLRLMSESVRGEGGRVWVPRKKGDTRDPRQIPDSERFYFLEEKYPKYKNLVPRDVATREIFTICREMGLGIGGRDAVFLDVTHIPAQKLTEKLGGVMEIYEKFVGDDPRHVPMQIFPGMHYSMGGLHVSFEADSKTMTPLVGSPVNHTTRIPGLYAAGEAEYAYHGANRLGANSLLSCIYAGMLSGPAMASFAKSNAKSANDADHQKHFAEAKKFWEERFASIKKMDGKENAYGLAKEMGDLMTENVTVVRYNDRLQKSLEKLRELKERWKNINALDTGNVANRSISYANQLWNMFELAEVITKSALMRDESRGAHYKPDFSLPEPATKDPTLDANWMGLWKKRHEKWAKTTLAAYSPETPQISYEDIPTPVLDPEPRWYA